The Chryseolinea soli genome contains a region encoding:
- a CDS encoding helix-turn-helix transcriptional regulator — protein sequence MIIYQTEKPCLSATLILESHFRFRTCNGFFNPLVIQMAEKINRLKLVLVEKDISQKEFAEKLNVSSNTISRICRNETQPSLKLLREMAILLDVELWELLVPIKKRHVS from the coding sequence ATGATTATTTATCAAACTGAAAAACCCTGTTTATCAGCTACTTTGATTTTAGAATCTCATTTCCGTTTTCGTACTTGTAATGGATTCTTTAACCCGCTGGTTATTCAAATGGCTGAAAAAATTAACAGGCTCAAGCTCGTTCTGGTTGAAAAAGACATCTCCCAAAAAGAATTCGCAGAGAAACTCAACGTTTCATCCAACACGATATCCAGGATTTGCAGAAATGAGACGCAGCCTTCGTTGAAGTTGTTGAGAGAGATGGCTATTCTACTTGATGTGGAGTTATGGGAGTTGTTGGTGCCGATTAAGAAGCGACATGTGAGTTAG
- a CDS encoding dihydrofolate reductase family protein → MKRIILNLAITLDGFIEGPNGEIDWCVMDDDMNFGAFLESVDTMFYGRVSYDAWGDFEPDGNASSAEKEMWQAIHAKRKFVFSGQNRTFEKAGLISSDIANHVAEIKKQGGKDIWLYGGASLIKTFIDLSLIDTYKISVHPVALGGGKPLFENLKKRIGLKLTDTRIFRSGVVELTYEPER, encoded by the coding sequence ATGAAAAGAATAATTTTAAATCTTGCGATCACATTGGACGGTTTTATTGAAGGACCAAATGGAGAAATTGATTGGTGCGTCATGGACGATGATATGAACTTTGGTGCATTCCTCGAAAGTGTAGACACGATGTTCTACGGAAGGGTGAGTTATGATGCATGGGGAGATTTTGAGCCAGACGGGAACGCAAGTTCAGCGGAAAAGGAGATGTGGCAAGCCATACATGCAAAGCGCAAATTCGTTTTTTCCGGTCAAAACCGAACCTTCGAAAAAGCCGGCCTCATTTCTTCTGATATTGCCAACCACGTAGCAGAAATAAAAAAACAGGGAGGCAAAGATATTTGGCTTTACGGTGGTGCAAGTCTTATCAAAACCTTTATAGACTTGAGCCTTATTGATACCTATAAGATATCGGTTCATCCCGTTGCCTTAGGCGGTGGTAAGCCTTTATTTGAAAATTTGAAAAAGCGGATTGGATTGAAATTAACGGACACCAGAATTTTTAGGTCGGGAGTAGTAGAGCTGACTTACGAACCCGAAAGGTGA
- a CDS encoding transposase gives MSVAKVMQLIKGESSFWINRERLFTHAFEWAVEYFAISVSPSSLERVRFYIRNQEHHHKKISFKDEYEQLKKHCETPHTATT, from the coding sequence ATGAGCGTTGCCAAAGTCATGCAGCTTATCAAGGGCGAGTCCTCTTTTTGGATAAACCGCGAACGACTATTCACTCACGCTTTTGAATGGGCCGTCGAGTACTTCGCCATTTCCGTTAGCCCATCATCGCTGGAGCGGGTACGGTTCTATATTCGCAATCAAGAGCATCATCATAAAAAGATCTCTTTTAAGGACGAGTATGAGCAATTGAAAAAACACTGCGAGACCCCTCATACGGCCACCACCTGA
- a CDS encoding restriction endonuclease: MKQGREFEQLIESIYREIDPDSKVTRNDKILGHQSKTHREIDLSIRSKIGLHEILIVVQAKDTKKPIDVNVVYEFVGVINDIKANKGVLISSKGFSKSAKSVCENYGIDMFTAHDFENPKWTLDLKMPVLLSRFEGAFRPDFRFTANQAYEKMSRENRAPKIPNWNDFKFTDDDGRSYFTAREEFTKLCTEGALVFNGVENVSSCKKEVKLFITDGVLVPVKELCFIYKVTKREYYKYFQVKEFRGLIDSLRNILKPVKFKVESDDVVIEDFRVESIQGIRLETWNPMSPKVKLIHPYKIFLHNLLIGTPLEQPKFNFSGKDPDFKE; this comes from the coding sequence ATGAAACAAGGAAGAGAATTCGAGCAACTAATTGAATCTATTTACAGGGAAATCGATCCTGATTCAAAGGTGACCCGAAATGACAAAATTTTAGGCCATCAGTCAAAAACCCATAGGGAGATCGATCTTTCTATAAGGAGTAAAATTGGCTTACACGAGATTCTGATAGTGGTCCAAGCAAAAGACACTAAGAAGCCAATTGATGTAAACGTTGTGTATGAATTTGTGGGCGTCATAAACGACATCAAGGCGAACAAAGGAGTGCTGATTTCATCTAAAGGTTTTTCAAAGTCTGCGAAGTCTGTCTGCGAAAATTATGGAATCGACATGTTTACCGCGCACGATTTTGAAAATCCAAAATGGACACTGGACTTAAAAATGCCTGTTCTATTGAGCCGCTTTGAAGGAGCATTTCGCCCGGACTTTCGATTTACTGCCAATCAAGCCTATGAAAAAATGAGTAGGGAAAATAGAGCCCCGAAAATCCCGAACTGGAATGACTTTAAGTTCACCGATGACGACGGACGCTCATATTTCACCGCCAGGGAGGAATTTACGAAACTCTGTACTGAAGGTGCACTTGTTTTCAACGGCGTAGAAAACGTAAGCTCTTGTAAAAAAGAGGTCAAACTATTTATCACCGATGGCGTGCTTGTTCCAGTAAAAGAACTTTGTTTCATTTACAAAGTTACAAAAAGGGAATACTATAAATATTTTCAAGTTAAGGAATTCAGGGGTTTAATAGACTCACTGCGGAATATCCTTAAGCCTGTTAAATTCAAAGTTGAGAGCGATGACGTTGTGATAGAAGATTTTCGAGTTGAAAGTATTCAAGGGATTCGGTTAGAGACATGGAATCCCATGTCTCCAAAAGTTAAACTGATCCATCCATACAAGATTTTCTTACACAATCTCCTCATCGGGACGCCGCTTGAGCAACCTAAGTTCAACTTTAGCGGAAAAGACCCTGATTTCAAAGAGTGA
- a CDS encoding SymE family type I addiction module toxin, which produces MLIGNSTAPSVSVASRWNFPQKKHNYAKLSEIRLAGKWLEACGFEVGRLIHVRPLNNTIAITLLDERLLDEKSRT; this is translated from the coding sequence GTGTTGATTGGTAATAGCACTGCGCCTAGTGTATCGGTTGCATCGCGCTGGAACTTTCCCCAAAAAAAACACAACTATGCAAAGCTCTCCGAAATACGCCTTGCCGGCAAATGGCTCGAAGCCTGTGGCTTTGAAGTGGGCCGGCTCATTCATGTGCGGCCCTTGAACAACACCATCGCGATCACTTTGCTGGACGAACGTCTGCTGGATGAAAAGTCGAGGACCTAA
- a CDS encoding SymE family type I addiction module toxin, with protein MEDRKNNKQKERLLKVYYRNFPRSSYSYAKLSEIRLAGKWLEACGFEVGRFIHVRPLNNTIVITLLDESRPDEKPKK; from the coding sequence ATGGAGGACAGGAAAAACAACAAGCAAAAAGAAAGGCTCCTAAAAGTATACTACAGAAACTTTCCCCGAAGCTCCTACAGCTACGCGAAGCTCTCCGAAATACGCCTTGCCGGCAAATGGCTCGAAGCCTGTGGCTTTGAAGTGGGCCGGTTCATTCACGTCCGGCCCTTGAACAATACCATCGTGATCACGTTGCTGGACGAGTCCCGGCCGGACGAAAAGCCGAAGAAATAG
- a CDS encoding transposase: MLHLVWCTKDRLPLLTAKVKPAILNHIRQNAKIKGIFIDTMEGHLDHIHAFNSIECRDERCQSHAAYQGRVLFLDKPRTTIHSRF, encoded by the coding sequence ATGCTTCACCTCGTTTGGTGCACCAAAGATCGCCTGCCTCTTCTCACAGCGAAGGTGAAACCCGCCATCCTCAATCACATCCGTCAGAATGCGAAGATAAAAGGTATCTTCATAGACACGATGGAGGGGCACCTGGATCATATTCACGCCTTTAATAGTATTGAATGCCGAGATGAGCGTTGCCAAAGTCATGCAGCTTATCAAGGGCGAGTCCTCTTTTTGGATAAACCGCGAACGACTATTCACTCACGCTTTTGA
- a CDS encoding fibronectin type III domain-containing protein codes for MNKIVKVALRLSEMNDEALEVKAQSIIQEMTDNANFPAPIPELDAMKTALTAFQAALVKQKSGSKADTAAKNAARVVLQNAYRALASVVEVKSNNDLSILLTSGFEARKNATPAGRLEKPADLKVTLTDKPGSVKVSVSKIERAVSYMFQYALSPVTDETQWKTLTGTSRSKTIDGLEPGRSYMFRVAGVGSDPAIVYSDTVTRIVA; via the coding sequence ATGAACAAGATTGTGAAAGTAGCCTTGAGACTGAGTGAAATGAATGACGAGGCGTTGGAAGTGAAGGCTCAATCCATCATCCAAGAAATGACGGACAATGCAAACTTCCCTGCGCCCATCCCCGAACTGGATGCGATGAAGACGGCATTGACGGCTTTTCAGGCGGCCCTGGTCAAACAAAAAAGCGGTTCGAAGGCCGACACGGCGGCCAAGAACGCAGCCCGTGTTGTATTGCAAAATGCCTATCGCGCGTTGGCCAGTGTAGTAGAGGTGAAGTCTAACAATGACCTGTCCATATTGCTCACCTCCGGTTTTGAGGCGCGTAAAAATGCCACACCGGCCGGCCGGCTGGAAAAACCCGCAGATCTGAAAGTGACCCTGACCGACAAGCCCGGGTCGGTGAAGGTAAGTGTCTCAAAAATTGAAAGAGCCGTGAGCTACATGTTCCAATATGCCCTCAGCCCCGTAACCGACGAAACCCAATGGAAGACGCTCACCGGCACTTCGCGCTCGAAGACCATCGACGGTCTGGAACCGGGGAGGTCGTATATGTTCCGGGTAGCAGGAGTGGGGTCTGATCCGGCGATTGTGTATTCGGATACGGTGACGCGGATTGTGGCGTAG
- a CDS encoding helix-turn-helix domain-containing protein, whose amino-acid sequence MEYHETKPCNALEPFIHSFWEMKGGKHDGQWERIFPDGCAGLVFNLGDACVTDNGSFTMEFGKTYVVGAMTSFKDSYVNDNLHLWGVCLKPAAFSNFYRYAPQNELIDKTVELDIAHSFAIDKFLKSPANYLNQFYIDKSKQRHNPLQPILEEINKAKGQLSIYELAKRNDTSIRQLERNFRTQIGISPKEYSNIVRFQNALTVIKNAEHKRSLLDIAFECGFYDHSHLANEIKRNTGLAPTQL is encoded by the coding sequence ATGGAATACCACGAAACAAAGCCATGCAACGCATTAGAACCTTTTATTCATTCCTTTTGGGAAATGAAGGGCGGCAAACACGACGGACAATGGGAAAGAATTTTTCCGGACGGATGTGCAGGCTTAGTCTTTAATTTAGGCGACGCTTGTGTCACAGACAACGGCTCATTTACTATGGAATTCGGTAAAACCTATGTCGTGGGTGCGATGACTTCGTTTAAAGACAGTTATGTCAACGACAACCTGCATCTGTGGGGAGTGTGTCTGAAACCAGCCGCTTTTTCGAATTTCTATCGTTACGCACCACAAAATGAACTAATCGACAAAACCGTTGAACTTGACATAGCGCATTCCTTTGCCATCGACAAGTTCCTTAAAAGCCCGGCCAATTATCTCAACCAATTCTACATCGATAAGAGTAAACAAAGACACAACCCACTACAACCCATTTTAGAAGAAATCAATAAGGCCAAGGGACAGTTGAGCATTTACGAGCTAGCCAAAAGGAACGACACATCGATAAGACAGTTAGAGCGGAATTTCAGAACACAAATAGGAATTTCTCCAAAAGAGTATTCAAACATTGTCCGTTTTCAAAACGCTTTGACCGTAATTAAAAACGCGGAGCATAAACGGAGTCTGTTGGATATTGCGTTTGAGTGTGGCTTCTACGACCATTCACATCTTGCTAACGAAATTAAACGGAATACGGGTCTTGCTCCAACCCAACTATAG